The Metabacillus litoralis genome contains a region encoding:
- a CDS encoding DUF1659 domain-containing protein — protein MANQVILDSNLSLIYDMGMDINGKPIEKRKSYNNVKTSATPDQLLQVAQAIASLQTETLTLVERSDTHQLTV, from the coding sequence ATGGCAAATCAAGTAATCTTAGATTCTAACCTAAGCCTAATTTATGACATGGGGATGGACATCAACGGCAAACCAATCGAAAAGCGAAAAAGCTACAACAATGTTAAAACTTCCGCAACACCGGATCAATTGCTTCAAGTAGCACAAGCGATCGCTAGCTTACAAACTGAAACATTAACACTTGTTGAGCGAAGCGACACACATCAGCTAACAGTCTAA
- a CDS encoding 5-bromo-4-chloroindolyl phosphate hydrolysis family protein has protein sequence MNQFVNFFIQSTTAFVSTGTIWMVSFFPLDQTYLMSSAYALGGGAVAFAGTKALTTHRFLKQNQLSRKEYKYIHHHLKEADKKIKRLRKTFFTIRSVSSIKQNIELYRVVNRIYSITKKEPKRFYLAEQFYYSHLDSLVELSEKYAFLASQPKKNRELSHSLDDTRDTISQLSEKLEKDLHDVLSKDISQLNFELDVAKLSIKK, from the coding sequence ATGAATCAATTTGTCAATTTTTTCATACAGTCCACCACAGCGTTTGTATCAACGGGTACAATCTGGATGGTCAGCTTTTTCCCGCTCGATCAAACGTATCTTATGTCCAGTGCCTATGCGTTAGGGGGAGGGGCCGTTGCCTTTGCCGGAACAAAAGCACTAACGACTCACCGCTTTTTAAAACAAAACCAACTTTCAAGAAAAGAGTACAAATATATTCATCATCATTTAAAGGAAGCAGATAAGAAAATCAAGCGCCTTCGCAAAACGTTTTTTACGATTCGTTCGGTTTCTTCCATTAAACAAAACATCGAGCTGTATCGTGTTGTGAATCGGATTTATTCCATTACAAAAAAAGAGCCGAAGCGTTTTTACCTAGCTGAGCAGTTCTACTATTCACACCTAGACTCGCTCGTTGAGTTAAGTGAAAAATATGCTTTCTTAGCTTCGCAGCCGAAAAAGAACCGGGAATTGTCTCACTCATTAGATGATACGCGTGACACAATTTCCCAGCTTTCAGAAAAACTTGAGAAGGATTTACACGATGTTTTGTCTAAAGATATATCTCAATTGAACTTCGAACTAGATGTTGCAAAACTTTCAATTAAAAAATAG
- the brnQ gene encoding branched-chain amino acid transport system II carrier protein: protein MVKNLSGKETIVIGLMLFALFLGAGNMIFPPAMGQQAGEHVWAATLGFLITGVGLPFLGILAIALSGSDIQTIGNKVHPKFGLIFPIILYLTIGPFFGIPRTATVAFEIGVTPFLPVGLEAQGLPLFIYTILFFAITFWLALNPSKLVDRIGKMLTPALLIILVILTAKAVLTPMGSLQAPQNDYIEGAFFKGFLEGYLTMDTLSALVFGIVIVSAIKERGIQERVEVMKVCIKAGLIACAGLIFVYVSLSFIGATSVSQIGYLDNGGAILSATASALFGSLGKGILALAITFACLTTSVGLVSACGNYLSKVFPRFSYKQVIFVLSVFSTCIANFGLSQLISVSVPLLVALYPLAIVLIILSFIDYAFGIKSRVYVFSLIATAVLSIIDGLTAAGIAIPGMNLLVDYVPFFEIGLGWLVPAAIGALVAGVMRK, encoded by the coding sequence ATGGTAAAAAATTTATCCGGTAAGGAAACAATTGTTATCGGCTTAATGCTGTTTGCCCTGTTTTTAGGTGCAGGTAATATGATTTTTCCACCCGCCATGGGACAGCAGGCTGGTGAGCATGTTTGGGCAGCAACTCTAGGATTTCTTATAACAGGTGTTGGACTTCCCTTTTTAGGTATTCTAGCCATTGCTTTGTCAGGCAGTGACATTCAAACAATTGGAAACAAAGTTCATCCAAAGTTCGGTCTGATTTTTCCGATTATTTTGTATTTAACAATCGGGCCATTTTTCGGAATCCCACGAACAGCAACGGTGGCTTTTGAAATTGGAGTGACTCCGTTTCTACCAGTTGGCCTTGAAGCTCAAGGGTTGCCACTTTTTATTTATACAATATTGTTTTTTGCAATAACGTTTTGGTTGGCCTTAAACCCAAGCAAATTAGTCGATCGTATCGGAAAAATGTTAACTCCGGCTCTCTTAATCATTTTGGTGATCTTAACGGCAAAAGCTGTTTTAACTCCAATGGGATCACTACAAGCGCCGCAGAATGACTATATAGAAGGTGCGTTTTTTAAAGGATTTTTAGAAGGTTACTTAACGATGGATACGTTAAGTGCACTTGTTTTTGGCATTGTCATTGTTTCGGCAATAAAAGAAAGAGGCATTCAAGAACGAGTAGAAGTGATGAAGGTTTGTATCAAGGCGGGGTTAATCGCGTGTGCAGGGTTAATCTTTGTTTATGTTTCTCTTTCGTTTATCGGAGCAACAAGTGTTTCTCAAATTGGCTACCTAGACAACGGCGGGGCCATTCTCTCTGCAACAGCAAGCGCATTGTTTGGTTCGTTGGGAAAAGGAATCCTTGCACTAGCAATCACATTTGCATGTTTAACAACAAGTGTTGGTTTGGTGTCTGCTTGCGGAAACTACCTATCAAAAGTGTTCCCGAGGTTTTCATACAAACAAGTAATCTTCGTATTATCTGTTTTTAGTACATGCATTGCGAACTTTGGATTATCACAGCTTATCTCAGTTTCAGTTCCATTGTTGGTTGCGCTCTATCCGTTAGCAATTGTGTTAATTATTTTATCGTTTATCGATTATGCCTTTGGGATCAAATCGAGAGTCTATGTTTTTAGCTTAATTGCCACGGCAGTTTTAAGTATTATTGACGGCTTAACTGCCGCAGGAATCGCGATTCCAGGAATGAACCTTTTAGTAGACTACGTTCCGTTCTTTGAGATTGGACTAGGCTGGTTGGTACCAGCAGCTATTGGTGCGTTAGTCGCTGGGGTTATGAGAAAATAG
- a CDS encoding SEC-C metal-binding domain-containing protein has protein sequence MELKRNDPCSCGSGKKYKKCCMKKENVIQLHAVKEERFYQQKHALVVKVKDFVSKKIPLSKQYQLHTEFKRRTDHTLNEQAEKQFFDFWLIFFNRFENGARGIEWFIQENGSRLSEDEREMANTWLSLKPRLIQAIDSGEKSVLFEDAFTHEQFPVARMQENLPSVAPWYGTIALLEPFDQLFYFNGVRKFESPQNFHYAVKKVDELREVKELNHEQILMNYFPEILAAIAKGEERELGTKEIHQYNLNYKIEDSEAVDSFFQNEGIFVMDKWEPAQKLCNWVENWHQYSDSEISGPIRMGSVYGSIRIEGNQLTFVTLDETRAEEFKGMMERVGAVSFVNEETHSQTVPLQVEIINTISSMNEDTPQYFAFYAKHDLRFDLDKSLPLFDGQSISELIAAGRKDEVEAYLQQREYSLYVQAHYEFKNIAVTPDFNSVRRELGLPLSPFVTGGKGRASSIEKIDSPLAKNKSIVKEEDIPNYELLGFTPATVNNFFAGDFVTFFKEKTEGKSDLTLRKYRNCLFDLREIFLEHPVSSWEECDETFWHNVFLVDFPHLYDPLTKTVVKDFASTSKALAKWIEKDKGVKGLSKVVNKIAKDAEEPLLELV, from the coding sequence TTGGAATTAAAACGTAATGATCCGTGTTCTTGTGGAAGCGGAAAAAAATATAAAAAGTGCTGCATGAAGAAGGAAAATGTGATTCAGCTTCATGCTGTAAAGGAAGAACGCTTTTATCAGCAAAAGCATGCACTTGTTGTAAAGGTGAAGGACTTTGTTTCTAAGAAGATTCCTTTAAGTAAACAATACCAATTACATACGGAATTTAAAAGAAGAACGGATCACACTTTGAACGAGCAGGCAGAAAAACAGTTCTTCGATTTTTGGCTGATCTTTTTTAACCGTTTTGAGAATGGTGCGCGTGGAATTGAATGGTTTATCCAGGAAAATGGATCACGCCTTTCAGAAGATGAGCGCGAAATGGCAAACACTTGGCTATCTCTTAAGCCAAGGCTTATACAGGCGATCGATTCAGGAGAAAAAAGTGTTCTTTTCGAAGATGCTTTCACTCATGAGCAATTCCCTGTTGCCCGTATGCAGGAAAACTTACCTAGCGTTGCACCATGGTACGGAACAATTGCTTTATTAGAACCTTTTGATCAATTATTCTATTTTAATGGTGTACGAAAATTCGAAAGCCCACAAAACTTCCACTATGCTGTAAAAAAAGTGGACGAGCTTCGTGAGGTAAAAGAGCTTAATCATGAGCAAATTTTGATGAATTACTTCCCTGAGATTTTAGCGGCGATTGCTAAGGGTGAAGAACGTGAATTAGGGACAAAAGAAATTCATCAATACAATCTCAACTATAAGATTGAAGATTCCGAGGCTGTTGATTCTTTCTTTCAAAACGAGGGAATTTTCGTAATGGATAAATGGGAGCCAGCTCAAAAGCTTTGCAACTGGGTTGAAAATTGGCACCAATATTCAGATAGCGAGATTTCTGGCCCAATTCGTATGGGCTCGGTATACGGCTCGATCCGAATTGAAGGAAATCAACTTACATTTGTGACATTAGATGAAACAAGAGCGGAAGAATTCAAAGGTATGATGGAGCGAGTTGGTGCAGTTTCATTTGTAAATGAGGAAACACATTCACAAACTGTTCCTTTGCAAGTTGAAATCATCAACACGATTTCTTCGATGAATGAAGATACACCACAATACTTTGCTTTCTACGCAAAGCATGATCTGCGTTTTGATTTAGATAAATCTCTTCCATTGTTTGATGGTCAATCGATTAGTGAGTTGATTGCAGCAGGACGCAAGGACGAGGTTGAGGCGTACTTGCAGCAAAGAGAATACAGCTTATATGTTCAAGCTCATTATGAGTTTAAGAATATCGCTGTTACACCAGACTTTAATTCAGTACGTAGAGAATTGGGGCTTCCTCTATCACCGTTCGTAACAGGCGGAAAAGGTCGAGCATCTTCTATCGAGAAAATCGACTCACCGTTAGCTAAAAATAAATCGATCGTAAAAGAAGAAGACATTCCGAACTATGAACTGTTGGGCTTCACACCAGCAACAGTCAATAATTTCTTTGCTGGAGATTTCGTGACGTTCTTCAAGGAGAAAACAGAAGGTAAATCTGATTTGACTCTAAGAAAATATCGAAACTGCCTATTTGATCTAAGAGAAATCTTCCTAGAACACCCTGTTTCAAGCTGGGAAGAATGCGACGAAACCTTCTGGCACAACGTGTTTTTAGTAGATTTTCCACACCTCTACGATCCACTAACTAAAACTGTTGTTAAGGACTTTGCCAGCACATCCAAGGCACTGGCTAAATGGATTGAAAAAGACAAGGGTGTTAAAGGGCTTTCTAAGGTTGTAAATAAAATCGCGAAAGATGCGGAGGAGCCTTTGTTGGAGTTGGTGTAA
- the brnQ gene encoding branched-chain amino acid transport system II carrier protein, protein MLKKKELILISFMLFSMFFGAGNLIFPAFLGRSAGEDVWLSLAGFILTAVGLPILGVLAVAKAGSLDTLVNRVHPVFAFLFPFLIYVSIGPGLAIPRAGSTAYEMGLKPFLPAEGVSQPMVLFFYTIVFFAITLWLSLNPSKLVDRFGKLLTPLLLMMIVIIFVKSLFTPIGSFSEATGAYAQNGFFQGFMDGYLTMDALAALVFGIVVANTIRTKGVTDSKLVSKYMGYAGIVAGVLLASIYGILAFFGASSTSLGEAENGAQVLTIVMNQLFGGVGIVMLGLLFTLACLCVCIGLVISCSQYFSTIFPKLSYSKWAIILTAISLLLANMGLTQILSISVPILGAIYPVAVVLIVLGLCQDWINNQVYLVATLFTAAFSVLETINSTFLGRALDSVLSYVPLYDKGVGWILPAIVGVVIGMLISGRAGGSGAREESPAGVSNASPGLAE, encoded by the coding sequence ATGCTTAAGAAAAAAGAACTTATTCTTATTAGTTTTATGTTATTTTCTATGTTCTTCGGAGCCGGAAACCTAATTTTTCCAGCATTTTTAGGAAGATCGGCAGGAGAGGATGTTTGGCTTTCACTTGCTGGATTTATCTTAACTGCAGTGGGACTTCCGATTCTAGGAGTATTAGCAGTTGCTAAAGCAGGTAGCCTTGATACATTAGTAAACAGAGTACATCCTGTTTTCGCGTTTCTTTTTCCATTTTTAATTTATGTATCAATAGGTCCTGGGCTAGCAATTCCTCGCGCAGGCTCTACTGCCTATGAAATGGGATTAAAGCCGTTTCTACCAGCTGAAGGAGTAAGCCAACCGATGGTTTTATTCTTCTACACAATCGTCTTTTTTGCGATTACATTATGGTTGAGCTTAAATCCTTCAAAACTTGTGGATCGATTCGGTAAGCTGTTAACGCCACTTCTATTAATGATGATTGTGATTATTTTTGTGAAAAGCTTATTTACACCGATTGGATCATTTTCTGAAGCAACAGGCGCATATGCGCAAAACGGCTTTTTCCAAGGATTTATGGATGGGTATTTAACAATGGATGCCCTTGCGGCGCTAGTGTTTGGAATTGTTGTGGCAAATACAATTCGCACAAAAGGTGTGACAGACTCGAAATTAGTGTCAAAATACATGGGCTATGCTGGGATTGTAGCGGGCGTTTTACTAGCTTCAATCTATGGAATTCTTGCATTTTTCGGAGCTTCTAGCACATCGCTTGGCGAAGCGGAAAATGGTGCGCAGGTGTTAACAATTGTGATGAATCAATTATTTGGCGGAGTGGGCATTGTGATGCTTGGATTGTTGTTTACACTAGCTTGCTTATGCGTTTGTATCGGACTTGTTATTTCTTGTAGTCAATATTTCTCTACAATTTTCCCAAAGCTTTCTTATTCGAAATGGGCAATCATTTTAACAGCTATAAGTCTGCTATTAGCGAACATGGGATTAACTCAAATCCTTTCAATCTCTGTTCCAATTTTAGGGGCGATTTATCCTGTAGCCGTTGTGTTGATTGTTTTAGGTTTATGTCAGGATTGGATTAACAATCAAGTATACTTGGTTGCAACACTTTTCACAGCTGCTTTTAGTGTGCTAGAAACAATTAATAGCACGTTCCTAGGCAGAGCATTAGATTCTGTATTGAGCTATGTACCTCTTTACGATAAAGGTGTGGGCTGGATCTTGCCTGCAATCGTTGGAGTTGTAATTGGAATGTTAATCAGTGGACGAGCTGGAGGTTCGGGTGCACGTGAGGAATCTCCTGCTGGGGTTTCAAATGCCTCCCCTGGGCTTGCGGAATAA
- a CDS encoding Myb-like DNA-binding domain-containing protein — protein MLRTYRHWTTKEDFRLISLRESGKRYKEIATILNRTSISVEKRYRKLKKEAIYTY, from the coding sequence ATGTTACGAACATATAGACATTGGACAACTAAAGAAGACTTCCGATTAATCTCCTTACGTGAGAGCGGGAAAAGGTATAAAGAGATTGCCACGATTCTGAATAGAACATCAATAAGTGTAGAGAAAAGGTATAGAAAGCTTAAAAAAGAAGCTATTTACACATATTAA
- a CDS encoding helix-turn-helix domain-containing protein, with the protein MEKLNYETIRKYQSFQTIEEMDQAVRGFLYKHKSELSDGTLEVLRVIWRHSVKVVGVSFAKYDYIAERVGVSRRTVIRAVNTLEEKGIVKKVATKRMNGSQGVNLLIIQSFASVESLQAPVSPQDVTAPVTPNKTENKFSSLCENKNKIQNQEKSAQEEIVELPGSIPKEFVQVVKPYFKAVEIYKLWNSVMVAYNKVKFLQEIESLVDYVIEAFKQTLFAQKLGKIHKSFEGYFYTVLYQLFLDESRREYRARVGLYDFIEGEMRFS; encoded by the coding sequence GTGGAAAAGTTAAATTATGAGACAATCAGGAAGTACCAATCGTTTCAAACGATCGAGGAGATGGATCAGGCTGTGCGAGGTTTTTTATATAAGCATAAAAGTGAGCTGTCAGATGGAACACTTGAGGTCCTTCGTGTGATATGGAGGCATTCGGTTAAGGTGGTTGGGGTGTCATTTGCAAAGTATGACTATATTGCTGAGAGGGTTGGCGTTAGTCGTCGGACGGTGATTCGCGCGGTGAATACATTAGAGGAGAAGGGGATTGTGAAGAAAGTCGCGACAAAACGAATGAATGGGTCACAGGGTGTTAACCTTCTTATCATACAATCCTTTGCTTCTGTTGAGTCATTGCAAGCACCGGTGTCACCCCAGGATGTCACGGCACCTGTCACCCCTAATAAAACAGAGAATAAATTTAGTTCACTCTGTGAGAATAAAAATAAAATACAAAACCAAGAGAAATCAGCTCAAGAAGAGATAGTAGAATTACCAGGCTCAATTCCTAAAGAATTTGTCCAAGTTGTAAAGCCTTACTTTAAAGCAGTTGAGATTTATAAGCTATGGAATTCAGTGATGGTTGCTTACAATAAAGTGAAGTTTCTTCAAGAAATTGAGTCTCTTGTTGATTATGTTATTGAAGCCTTTAAGCAAACACTATTCGCGCAAAAGCTAGGGAAAATACATAAGAGTTTTGAAGGATATTTTTATACAGTTCTTTATCAGCTGTTCTTGGATGAGTCCAGGAGAGAGTATAGAGCTAGGGTTGGCTTGTATGATTTTATTGAGGGTGAGATGAGATTTAGCTAA
- a CDS encoding sensor domain-containing protein — MNMFKHKWMSYISLIIICNILVGTLYFFFHHDSFLYHIVFITLNFVMIALLIYLLATVNKTTKDLQKSNQKLNSIFDSLDVAIWSHDLKEDHLMITPGIEKLYGYPLEEFYQDQLLWKKAIYPEDLQIIEQRQEKLKEGKPVTDVYRILKPISGEVRWIQDSGIPVFDEKGNYVDFTSVLFDVTETKEREERYRGLVEMSPDLIAVIRKWSLDFINEAGSKLLGEENPFELMGKSILRYMPTNSVMIIKEALSDMEANALEKNRFETEIIRADGRTVNIEISVMNILYEGRKARLIVGRDITERKKADEIIHQMAYYDSLTGLPNRNMFKDHLNEHLSQAKDKMLAVLFLDLDRFKIINDTKGHSTGDLLLQKAAKRLVEAVGNQGMVSRQGGDEFIILLESTSYEEIEEVAQGIIQAFSQPFDLNGDEFFVTPSVGISLYPVDGEDQETLIKNADTAMYLAKERGKNNYQYYNSTLQNVSTRKMELEVGLRKALAKEHFEVFYQPQYRLATREVCGVEALLRWKHPKLGMISPADFIPLAEETGLIVPIGRWVLRKVCEQHKRWKDAGLGTVPVAVNVSVRQIQDLGFVDDVKQALKDFKLDPADLELEITESIMQNIEFSRIVLKKLKELGVNIAIDDFGKGYSSLSYLKYLPIDKIKVDKSFVDDILDSTLNGSIAKAIIEMSHTMNFSVIAEGIEEEVQLTFLLNNFCELGQGYLLSKPLDVVGVTELIK, encoded by the coding sequence ATGAATATGTTTAAGCATAAATGGATGTCATATATATCGTTAATTATTATCTGTAATATCTTAGTGGGAACTTTATACTTCTTTTTTCATCATGACAGTTTTTTATATCATATTGTGTTTATTACATTGAATTTCGTGATGATTGCCTTACTTATTTATTTACTTGCAACCGTAAACAAGACAACAAAGGATTTGCAGAAGAGTAATCAAAAGCTGAATAGTATTTTTGATTCATTAGATGTTGCGATTTGGTCACATGATTTAAAAGAGGATCATCTTATGATCACTCCTGGAATTGAGAAGCTTTATGGTTACCCTCTTGAGGAATTTTATCAAGATCAGCTTTTGTGGAAAAAGGCTATTTATCCTGAGGATTTACAAATTATAGAGCAGCGACAGGAAAAGTTGAAGGAAGGAAAGCCAGTTACAGATGTTTATCGGATTTTAAAGCCTATTAGTGGTGAAGTAAGATGGATTCAAGACAGTGGGATTCCAGTATTTGATGAGAAGGGAAACTACGTGGACTTTACAAGTGTGTTATTTGATGTAACAGAAACGAAGGAGCGGGAAGAACGATACAGAGGGTTAGTGGAAATGTCTCCTGATCTTATTGCGGTTATTAGGAAATGGAGTTTGGATTTTATTAACGAAGCAGGTAGTAAACTGCTGGGGGAAGAAAACCCTTTTGAGTTAATGGGAAAATCAATTCTTCGCTATATGCCAACAAATAGTGTGATGATTATTAAAGAGGCACTATCAGACATGGAAGCCAACGCTCTTGAAAAAAATCGCTTTGAAACTGAAATTATCCGGGCAGATGGCAGGACAGTTAACATTGAGATTTCCGTCATGAATATCCTATACGAGGGAAGAAAAGCAAGGCTGATTGTTGGACGAGATATTACCGAACGTAAAAAGGCTGATGAGATTATTCATCAAATGGCTTACTATGACTCGTTAACAGGGCTACCAAACCGAAACATGTTTAAAGATCACTTAAATGAACACTTAAGCCAAGCAAAAGACAAGATGCTCGCGGTTTTATTTCTAGATTTAGATCGTTTTAAAATTATTAATGATACAAAAGGACATTCCACTGGCGATCTTCTCCTGCAGAAAGCGGCGAAACGATTGGTAGAGGCTGTTGGTAATCAAGGTATGGTCTCCCGACAAGGCGGTGACGAGTTTATCATTTTACTAGAGTCAACCTCATATGAGGAGATTGAAGAAGTTGCTCAGGGAATCATTCAAGCTTTTTCTCAACCATTTGATTTAAATGGCGACGAATTCTTTGTCACACCTAGTGTGGGTATTAGTCTCTATCCAGTGGACGGAGAGGATCAGGAAACGTTGATTAAAAATGCTGACACAGCCATGTACCTTGCAAAAGAACGTGGAAAAAATAACTATCAATATTATAATTCTACTCTTCAAAATGTATCAACGAGAAAAATGGAACTTGAGGTTGGCCTACGGAAGGCGTTAGCTAAGGAACATTTTGAAGTGTTCTACCAGCCACAATATAGGCTGGCTACTCGAGAGGTTTGCGGTGTTGAAGCCTTACTAAGATGGAAACACCCAAAGCTCGGAATGATCTCACCAGCAGACTTCATTCCACTTGCAGAAGAAACAGGGCTCATTGTCCCAATAGGAAGATGGGTGCTTCGCAAAGTTTGCGAACAGCATAAGCGCTGGAAGGACGCTGGGTTAGGAACTGTACCGGTTGCAGTAAACGTTTCGGTTAGACAAATACAGGACTTGGGATTTGTTGACGATGTAAAACAGGCACTGAAGGATTTTAAACTAGATCCTGCTGACTTAGAATTAGAAATCACCGAGAGCATCATGCAAAATATCGAATTCTCAAGAATTGTGTTAAAAAAACTGAAGGAGCTTGGAGTGAACATCGCAATAGATGACTTTGGAAAAGGCTATTCTTCACTAAGCTACTTAAAGTATCTTCCAATAGATAAAATTAAAGTTGATAAATCCTTTGTTGATGATATTTTAGACTCTACACTTAACGGTTCAATTGCCAAGGCTATTATAGAAATGAGTCATACGATGAACTTTTCTGTTATAGCAGAAGGGATAGAGGAAGAAGTGCAGCTTACTTTTTTATTAAACAATTTCTGTGAGCTTGGACAAGGTTATTTGTTAAGTAAGCCTTTAGATGTTGTGGGAGTAACAGAGTTAATAAAATAG
- a CDS encoding aspartyl-phosphate phosphatase Spo0E family protein, translated as MKTKTMTRENLLENIEVARQELIEVVNQFGMNHEIVLISSEKLDRLISLFQRSF; from the coding sequence ATGAAAACCAAAACAATGACGAGAGAAAACCTGTTGGAAAACATAGAAGTAGCACGACAAGAACTAATCGAAGTTGTTAATCAGTTTGGAATGAACCATGAAATAGTGCTAATTTCCAGTGAAAAGCTAGATAGACTTATAAGTTTGTTTCAACGATCTTTCTAG
- a CDS encoding toxic anion resistance protein translates to MKSELDQLLANPFGEEELQINEVKTEQGEPKQVKLIDVLPEENRQKAIQLAEQIDPKNQQAISLYGSQAQSKLLNFSHSMLDHVQKKDTGEIGEIIGDLMKKLDQVSPDALKPEKRGLISKVFGKLSNSVQEVLTKYQKTGVQIDRISVKLDHAKTGLLKDITVLEQLYEQNKEYFHALNVYIAAGELKLEELETKLIPELKKKAEATQDQMAFQEVNDLMQFADRLEKRTHDLVLSRQITMQSAPQIRLIQSANQALVEKIQSSITTAIPLWKNQVAIALTLLRQKDAVEAQKLVSKTTNDLLLKNAEMLKVNTIETAKENERGLVDVDTLKKVQDHLVSTLEETLRIQAEGRAKRLQAEQDLAMMETDLKKKLAGM, encoded by the coding sequence ATGAAAAGTGAATTAGATCAGCTGCTTGCCAATCCATTTGGCGAAGAAGAGCTACAAATAAATGAAGTAAAAACAGAGCAAGGAGAACCAAAGCAGGTTAAGCTTATTGACGTTTTACCTGAAGAAAACCGCCAAAAGGCGATTCAGCTTGCCGAGCAAATTGATCCAAAGAATCAACAGGCGATTTCCTTATATGGATCACAGGCGCAATCAAAGCTGTTAAATTTTTCACACTCGATGTTGGATCATGTTCAGAAAAAAGACACCGGGGAGATTGGGGAAATAATCGGTGACTTAATGAAGAAATTAGACCAAGTTAGTCCTGATGCTTTAAAACCGGAGAAACGCGGACTGATTTCTAAGGTGTTTGGAAAACTGTCAAACTCCGTTCAGGAAGTTTTAACAAAATATCAAAAAACAGGTGTGCAAATCGATCGCATTAGCGTGAAGTTGGACCATGCGAAAACAGGCTTGTTAAAGGACATTACGGTTCTTGAGCAGCTTTACGAACAAAATAAAGAATATTTCCATGCGCTAAACGTCTATATTGCCGCTGGCGAATTGAAACTAGAAGAGCTCGAAACAAAACTAATCCCAGAGCTAAAGAAAAAGGCAGAAGCCACACAAGACCAAATGGCGTTCCAAGAGGTAAATGACCTCATGCAATTTGCTGACAGATTAGAAAAACGTACACATGACCTGGTGTTAAGCAGACAAATCACCATGCAAAGTGCACCACAAATTCGCTTAATTCAAAGTGCGAACCAAGCATTGGTTGAAAAAATTCAATCATCGATCACGACGGCGATCCCGTTGTGGAAAAACCAAGTAGCCATTGCCTTAACATTGCTTCGCCAAAAAGATGCAGTGGAGGCACAGAAGCTTGTTTCGAAAACAACGAATGATCTGCTTTTGAAAAATGCTGAAATGCTAAAAGTAAACACAATTGAAACAGCAAAAGAAAATGAACGTGGACTTGTTGATGTGGATACCTTGAAGAAGGTTCAGGATCACTTAGTGTCCACTCTAGAAGAAACACTCCGTATCCAAGCGGAAGGACGTGCGAAGCGACTGCAGGCAGAGCAGGATCTAGCAATGATGGAGACGGATTTGAAGAAGAAGTTGGCGGGGATGTAA
- a CDS encoding competence protein ComK, with protein MESIQMLNDYIIHEYTMGILPYYSDNGELFSIVLEQYRVVKVALSPIKIMNDSCIFYGSDMDGRKASAHSIFAGKKMMPVMVSEKYRLCMIPVCSPYKPKCVWVAYQHVVDIMDDEGQALIVFTNHNKAKVELTKRTLHTKLGIAARLVSTYDLRYERITEGLRQSSVAEGTELYKIDPEKFKE; from the coding sequence ATGGAGAGCATTCAAATGTTAAATGATTACATTATTCATGAGTACACAATGGGTATTTTGCCTTATTACTCAGATAATGGTGAACTTTTCAGCATCGTTCTTGAACAATATCGAGTTGTGAAGGTTGCGTTAAGTCCTATAAAAATCATGAATGACAGTTGTATTTTTTACGGAAGTGATATGGACGGAAGAAAGGCCTCAGCACATTCCATTTTTGCAGGCAAAAAAATGATGCCTGTGATGGTTAGTGAAAAATATAGGTTGTGTATGATTCCTGTATGCTCTCCTTATAAGCCAAAATGTGTGTGGGTTGCTTATCAGCATGTAGTAGATATTATGGATGACGAGGGTCAGGCGTTAATTGTTTTCACAAATCATAATAAAGCAAAGGTCGAGTTAACGAAAAGAACATTACATACAAAGCTTGGCATTGCCGCCCGACTTGTTAGTACATATGATTTAAGGTATGAACGAATAACAGAAGGATTACGTCAGTCCTCTGTAGCAGAAGGAACGGAGTTGTATAAAATCGACCCTGAAAAATTTAAAGAGTAG